The sequence GTTACTCACCCGTTCGCCACTAGAATATTTAAAGTCCACTACAAGTAGCTTCTTCTAAATATCCCCGTTCGACTTGCATGTGTTAAGCACGCCGCCAGCGTTCGTCCTGAGCCAGGATCAAACTCTCCGTTTGATTCTGGTGCTCATTTGCTAGCTTTTAAATAGTTTCCTTACGTACTGTATTCTATTGGCAAGGTGCATACGTCGTTATTATTTAATGTGTTTTTTTTATAACGACGGGATGTAATATACTATGCATTTGATAAAAAAGCAAGTAGTTTTTATTTTTAGATTTTTATTTTTTCTTTTAACAAAGTATAAATACCCTTTGTATATATAAGTTGTATTTTATATATTAATAATCTAGAATTAACATAGAAATAAAACTGTTGTTGCCTTAAGTTTAGGGGGAGTCATAATAATGAATATTGATAAAAATAAAAAAGATTTTTCAACTAACAAGCAAAGGAAAGAAAAATCTTTTTTAAATCGGTTATCTTCAAATATCTTTCTCATGTTTATAGTGTCAATTGCTATTTTAGCTATTGTTCTGACTTTATTTATAAAAGATATATCAAGCAGCTTACCTACATCACAAGAAATCTTAGATCATGAACCTAATCTCGCTACTGTTTTGTATGATAGAAACGGACAAATTATCACACACCTATTTCAAGAAAATAGAAGGTGGGTCAAGCTTGATGATGTGTCCATTTGGATGGTTAAATCAATATTGGCAGCAGAAGATGACAAGTTTTATGAACACTCGGGAATAAGACCTACAGCAATTCTTCGAGCAGCATTAGTAGACTTTTTTTTCAGGGGAGCTTTACAAGGAGGAAGCACGATAACACAACAATTAGCAAGAAACCTCTTCTTGAGTAAAGAAAAAACAATTATAAGAAAAGCAAAAGAAGCAGTTTTAGCGATACGACTAGAAAAAATATACTCTAAAGACCAGATACTAGAGATGTACTTAAATACTATATATATGGGGCATGGAGCATATGGAATTGATTCAGCAGCTCAAATATATTTCCAAAAAAAGCCAAAGGACTTAAATGTGACGGAATCAGCCATATTGGCTGGATTAGTAGCTGCTCCAGAGAAATATTCTCCATATAAAAGCACAAATAACTCACAGATTCGCCGACAATATGTTCTTAAACGCATGTTAGATCTTAATTGGATGTCAAAAACTGATTATGACAAAAGTGTGTCAGAAGTAGTAACCCCCGCTAAAAGAGACACGTCAAAACAATCTCTATTCCTCACTGATGCACCACATTTTGTTTCATATATTTTGTTTAAAAAACTATTTCCTGAATATGGAGCGGATATGGTTTATAGGGGTGGAATGAAAATATTTACAACTATTGATTTTGATTTACAAAAAAAAGCAGAAGAACTAATTTCTGCAATGCCTAATGAGGGTGCTTTGGTCGCTCTAGATCCAAATACTGGTGAAATTTTAGCTTTGGTTGGCGGTAGAAACTTTGATGAAAGCAAGTTCAATCGTGCAACTCAAGCTTATAGACAGCCAGGTTCAGCATTTAAACCAATCATATACGCTACTGCTTTAGAAAACGGTTTTCGTTCAATAGAACATATACTTGATGCTCCTTTAGTTTTTCCTAATGGATGGGAACCTAAAAATTATTCTTCGCAATATGCGGGAGAAGTTACCATCATGGATGCTGTTGCCAGATCATTAAACACTGCTGCCGTTAGAGTCGCACAAATTAGCGGAGTCAGCAAAATAGTTGATTTCTCAAGAAGAATAGGGATTACTACTCCTCATTTGCCGGAGGATTTATCTTTGTCTTTAGGTACTGCGAGCGTAACACCTTTAGAAATGGCAGTAGCTTATTCAACTTTTGCAAATAACGGTTATAGGGTAGAGCCGTATGGGATAAAAGAAATAAAATCAAATAAAGGTGTTTCTATTGAGCAAAATGGGCCAAAGTTGACAAATGCAATCTCTGTTACAACCGCAGTTACAACACGATCACTTTTAGAACAAGTAACAACATGGGGAACTGGTGCAAATGCACATATTAAAGGATTTCAATCTTTTGGAAAAACAGGAACAACTAATGACTGGACTGATGCTTGGTTCATAGGAGGGGTCTCCGGTTTGGTTGTGGCAGTTTATGTTGGTAATGATGATCATAGTCCTCTTGGTGGTAAAAAAACAGGAGCAGTAGCTGCTCTACCTGTATGGAAAGCATTTGTTAGTTATGCTACAGAGAAATTAAAGTTGCCTACAACCTTTATTTTACCCCCAGATGCGGGGGTGGAGTCGGTTGAAGTCTGTAAAAAAACCGGATTTATTGCTGCCGACGGCTGTCCTAAAGCTAACATTCTACTCCCATCGGGACACGCTCCAACAGCAACCTGCCCTTGGCATGGAGGGAATATAACTGAAGCTAAATCTGATCCTAATGCGCCACAACTGCTTCTTGCTCCTATAGATGATGAAGCTACATATTATACCTACGTACTTAGAATTCCTAACGAAAATAAATCTACAGAAAGTACTATGGCTGAAGCAGACAGAACTGCGAGTAACATTAAAAGAACAACATCCCAAGAACAAGATAAAGTTCCTAACAAAGATGTCAAAGCATATAAAGATCCACATTCTAATGAAGAGAAAGAAATGGAAGCAAAATATCAAGAACTATTAAAAAAATATAAGATTATTGATTAGTCTATTAACTGGTTTATATGCTTGTTTTGTGGCCATGGTGACGGCACAAAGCGTTCTTGAAAAAGCTGGAGAGCATATCTATCTGTCATACCAGATATAAAATCAACTGTTTCTTGAACACTCTTCTGCTCTTTTTGTACTTCATATTCAAAAAGAGCAGTTAGCACGTGTTCTACTCTTGAGTCTTCTATTAAAGCATTCGCTCTACTATAAACATTTAAATAAAGGAATTCTCTTAATTTTTCTATGACAGAAAGCATTTCTGGATTAAATTGCAACGTATTCCGGCAGCTATTTTTAATTATATCTTTAACTAATGAATCTATTCTTTCAGCATGAGTTTCTCCCATTATTTTTAAAACATCTTTTGGGAGATCTTTTTCTTGAATCATACCTGCTCTTATAGCATCATCTAGATCATGGTTTAAATATGCGATTGAATCTGATATCCTAACAACCCATGCTTCCATGC comes from Synergistaceae bacterium and encodes:
- a CDS encoding PBP1A family penicillin-binding protein, with the translated sequence MNIDKNKKDFSTNKQRKEKSFLNRLSSNIFLMFIVSIAILAIVLTLFIKDISSSLPTSQEILDHEPNLATVLYDRNGQIITHLFQENRRWVKLDDVSIWMVKSILAAEDDKFYEHSGIRPTAILRAALVDFFFRGALQGGSTITQQLARNLFLSKEKTIIRKAKEAVLAIRLEKIYSKDQILEMYLNTIYMGHGAYGIDSAAQIYFQKKPKDLNVTESAILAGLVAAPEKYSPYKSTNNSQIRRQYVLKRMLDLNWMSKTDYDKSVSEVVTPAKRDTSKQSLFLTDAPHFVSYILFKKLFPEYGADMVYRGGMKIFTTIDFDLQKKAEELISAMPNEGALVALDPNTGEILALVGGRNFDESKFNRATQAYRQPGSAFKPIIYATALENGFRSIEHILDAPLVFPNGWEPKNYSSQYAGEVTIMDAVARSLNTAAVRVAQISGVSKIVDFSRRIGITTPHLPEDLSLSLGTASVTPLEMAVAYSTFANNGYRVEPYGIKEIKSNKGVSIEQNGPKLTNAISVTTAVTTRSLLEQVTTWGTGANAHIKGFQSFGKTGTTNDWTDAWFIGGVSGLVVAVYVGNDDHSPLGGKKTGAVAALPVWKAFVSYATEKLKLPTTFILPPDAGVESVEVCKKTGFIAADGCPKANILLPSGHAPTATCPWHGGNITEAKSDPNAPQLLLAPIDDEATYYTYVLRIPNENKSTESTMAEADRTASNIKRTTSQEQDKVPNKDVKAYKDPHSNEEKEMEAKYQELLKKYKIID